The Silurus meridionalis isolate SWU-2019-XX chromosome 6, ASM1480568v1, whole genome shotgun sequence genome contains the following window.
atacttACTATTAATAACAATTTCTGTCTCCTTCATGTGATGAATTTGTTGAACTCTGCAGTAAAATCTGTTGGAGTCGCTATAATCATAAACAGTGATGCTGTGTTTCACACTGAAGCCCTCAGTgtctctgtgtatctgtgtgtcttCAGCAGGCAGAGTGTCTCCTTCTCTGTTCAGCCACAGAATCTCAGGTTCAGGGTTCCAGCCTCTGGACTCACACACTAAATAAATTCCTCCTGAGTTATCATAATTCTCCATCATGATCACTGGCTGGCTTCCCTGAGCTATAACcatgaaacaaaatgtaatgtttgaaataaagtgaaataattttttacttttaacctCACAATTATACAAGTAAACAATGTAAAATTCCCAATAGAGATTAGTATTTCCTGATCATTTTCAGTTGATCATATAGTTTGTTCTTTACATAATTGAAATGATATAATAAGTTatgctaaatatttataaattcaattcaattaaaaataataacaataacaacaacaacaacaacaataataataataataataataataataataataatacaattttaaatccTTGTCTAACACATACTGAGGAAAAGTGAATATGATCTTGGATGGTTCCCCATTCATTTAAAGTTACCTTATTTACCTTTGTGGCATTTGtcatcctatatatatatatatatatatatatatatatatatatatatatatatatatatatggcatggGATGAGATAACTGTTACTGGatgacataaatatatattatactttactgtactttactgtataAACCTTTAGGAGGAATGGTTCTTACCCTCAACAATAACATTCACAATGATGTCATCAGATTGTGATTTGTCTGCAATAAAACACTTATATTGTCCTTCATCAGAGACTCTGAGAGCTGAGAGTTTGAGTGAAGCGTTGCCTTTCTGTAGCTCCTCTTTAAACAGTAATGTTCTTTTCCTGTATGACGGAGCCTGATCTTCATTTCTGTCTTCATGATCCTTATAGAGATGCACTAATGAGTCCTCTACATTCAGTCTGAACCACTCCACTCTCATGTCCACAGCACTGGAGTTGGATTTGATAAAACATGGCAGAACCAGATCTTCACCAGCTACAACAACAAGAGAAGCTGCTGGACCAACCACCTGTAATTGCTCTGTGTTGTGGggaaaaacattacattaatatttttgtataaaacaagataaatgtttttaattttacaccTCGTTTTGAACATGAAACCATGTCATATGTGAATTATTGGTTTTCTTTTCCTAATAATAATTGGCAGTAAAAACATTGATCAAGACAATAAAAATTAGGGTGGtcagaaaaaatacatttttatttatacatattcatttttaaaaactggATCTTTAAGCCATTTGGCCATTAAGCCAAAACGCCCATGTGAGAAGTAGAATACAGGACTATAGTTAGAGCAAATATTAAAGCGGAATATATGTAAGTAGTAATAAACAGACACCTATTAGAGTAACACTGTTACTGCATTTCAGAACCCCACAGACccccaatacagtaaaactgcagATTTTACAGTGGCCTTTTCTTCTAGCCAGTCTAAGGCGCActtgtgcaataatcatgctgtgtaatcagcatcttgattaTGCCACACATGTGAGGTGAATTGATACGCTAATCGGCAGCGTGGAGCCGCTTAAAGAATTTGAGCGATCAGTGCTCTTCGGCTACCGACTCGGTTCACTAACTTGGTTCATTGACTCGGCTCTCCTTGTGTTCCCCTTCTGCTTCTaagggcgttcccaaagcgttttgacgcagcgtctcgttccctcggggaactatgGTTAGGttcgtaacctggagacgtttcATCCTGTTGTTTCAAAGATTAAAGGCACAATCACTTTCCAAATTATTGTGCAGTAACACGGTAAAGGCTACAATGtgagcttttaataatattaGCGTTCTGATACTTAGAATGTTAAGATGTAGAATAGTAAATAcctttttgtattgaataaacAAACGTTTTTGTTATTTTCGTTTGCAATGTCCAAGAACAGCTTCacatttgaattattttgtCTTTGATCAGATAAAAATATGGCTATTAAATATACTATTTGTGTAAAATTGGTGATTAAGtcagatgtttgtttattattagataggattatgtaaaaaaaaatttaaaaaattgtaaaggGGACAAAGTCAGGAACATCAGCAATACattcaaggtttcttcaagaGGAAACCATGCCATAGACGAGTAGATGCAGTACAATGCAGCTGAGAACAATGACCGTCTGTtcaatggtttttatttataaaaaagagaTGCATTGTCCACATTGTCGACTTGTGCAGTGCTATTTTTATGTCATCCCATCTGTGTTGTGGCACATGACTTTTCCCATGCCCCCTCCTGACTGGTTCTTGGTCCCcctgagccaaaaaaaaaaatcctagaaTCGCCCCTCCATGTTGGTCAGCTATCTCACTGGCATGACATATCAGCACTGCTCTGGCCAGAATCAGCTACAGCTCTTTTAATAGCCTTTCCCTCTTTCGTCATTAATTCCAAACACAGTCTGGTCACGGATAACCAAATCAAGTAACAGTTCAAAATTAGACATCCTTTCTTTTAGCTTTAAAGCCATTAAAAACAGTCAGAAGTCTCCCCCTGTTACTGTAGACGAGAACGAAAAATACCCCTTTCATATGTCTCATTCTTTTTTGGTGAACTGTGTGCAT
Protein-coding sequences here:
- the LOC124387232 gene encoding butyrophilin subfamily 1 member A1-like isoform X1; this encodes MKRLQVTNLTIVPRGNETLRQNALGTPLEAEGEHKESRVNEPKQLQVVGPAASLVVVAGEDLVLPCFIKSNSSAVDMRVEWFRLNVEDSLVHLYKDHEDRNEDQAPSYRKRTLLFKEELQKGNASLKLSALRVSDEGQYKCFIADKSQSDDIIVNVIVEAQGSQPVIMMENYDNSGGIYLVCESRGWNPEPEILWLNREGDTLPAEDTQIHRDTEGFSVKHSITVYDYSDSNRFYCRVQQIHHMKETEIVINNKVFNVWKWIVGVSVSSCLIAVGSIITAVICYKKELQKQKQKAEFLKKLFAVDVTLDPDSAHPNLILSDDGKQVRCGDKEKNVTDTPQRFTYYPAVVGNQSFSSGRFYFEVQVRGKTHWILGVVSENINRKEGILQRPQNGFWTVGLWGRSV
- the LOC124387232 gene encoding butyrophilin subfamily 1 member A1-like isoform X3; amino-acid sequence: MYVCVILQILFSFMESRTEQLQVVGPAASLVVVAGEDLVLPCFIKSNSSAVDMRVEWFRLNVEDSLVHLYKDHEDRNEDQAPSYRKRTLLFKEELQKGNASLKLSALRVSDEGQYKCFIADKSQSDDIIVNVIVEAQGSQPVIMMENYDNSGGIYLVCESRGWNPEPEILWLNREGDTLPAEDTQIHRDTEGFSVKHSITVYDYSDSNRFYCRVQQIHHMKETEIVINNKVFNVWKWIVGVSVSSCLIAVGSIITAVICYKKELQKQKQKAEFLKKLFAVDVTLDPDSAHPNLILSDDGKQVRCGDKEKNVTDTPQRFTYYPAVVGNQSFSSGRFYFEVQVRGKTHWILGVVSENINRKEGILQRPQNGFWTVGLWGRSV
- the LOC124387232 gene encoding butyrophilin subfamily 1 member A1-like isoform X4, whose translation is MKRLQVTNLTIVPRGNETLRQNALGTPLEAEGEHKESRVNEPKQLQVVGPAASLVVVAGEDLVLPCFIKSNSSAVDMRVEWFRLNVEDSLVHLYKDHEDRNEDQAPSYRKRTLLFKEELQKGNASLKLSALRVSDEGQYKCFIADKSQSDDIIVNVIVEAQGSQPVIMMENYDNSGGIYLVCESRGWNPEPEILWLNREGDTLPAEDTQIHRDTEGFSVKHSITVYDYSDSNRFYCRVQQIHHMKETEIVINKLQKQKQKAEFLKKLFAVDVTLDPDSAHPNLILSDDGKQVRCGDKEKNVTDTPQRFTYYPAVVGNQSFSSGRFYFEVQVRGKTHWILGVVSENINRKEGILQRPQNGFWTVGLWGRSV
- the LOC124387232 gene encoding butyrophilin subfamily 1 member A1-like isoform X2; this encodes MRLFSYVIFLIFLSLMESQSEQLQVVGPAASLVVVAGEDLVLPCFIKSNSSAVDMRVEWFRLNVEDSLVHLYKDHEDRNEDQAPSYRKRTLLFKEELQKGNASLKLSALRVSDEGQYKCFIADKSQSDDIIVNVIVEAQGSQPVIMMENYDNSGGIYLVCESRGWNPEPEILWLNREGDTLPAEDTQIHRDTEGFSVKHSITVYDYSDSNRFYCRVQQIHHMKETEIVINNKVFNVWKWIVGVSVSSCLIAVGSIITAVICYKKELQKQKQKAEFLKKLFAVDVTLDPDSAHPNLILSDDGKQVRCGDKEKNVTDTPQRFTYYPAVVGNQSFSSGRFYFEVQVRGKTHWILGVVSENINRKEGILQRPQNGFWTVGLWGRSV